A segment of the Babylonia areolata isolate BAREFJ2019XMU chromosome 20, ASM4173473v1, whole genome shotgun sequence genome:
CTTTTGGTGCTGTGTAAATgattttaatggaaaaaaaaaagtagttcaaTCCCAAgagaaaggaattaaaaaaaaaaaaaaaaaaatcgtgaccgatgtcctgacctgtaacctcaatCATATCTCAGGCATCActaagcccttcactgacaagtctTGTCAGCAGCACTTAAACTGGCACAAGGGACAACACTTAAACTGGCACAAGGGAAGCAACTCAGTTGTAATCTCCTTGTGGGCCAGCCACTGTGACCAGCAACATTTGCTTTCCCTTGTCCTGAGACCAAAGCCAGACGagaccagaaccaccaccaccaccaccatcccttccaTTTTACAAATCTACAGAATGAAACATGTACTGACATTGACAATGTTACTTTTAGTCCAGCCAACAGCACAGGGCTATATCAGAACTGtctaatgaaataaaaaaaatcatattcactTCTGTGACCGGATAGTCAAACACCCAAATTTAAATGTCCATATCTGCCATGCCTCGAAAGCACACCAAGAAGTGAAAGCCAGAATCAACTCTTCCACTGAAAAGACCCCTCACGCCCCAAAATACACCGcatcaaaacaacaccacaaatcTCCTTGGTGACACATTCCTTTCAATTCTAAAACTTCCAAGAAATCTTTCAATTTACTAAAACATAAGATTTATAGAATACTAAAAACCACAGCATTTGCATTTTTACAAACAAATCTAACTTTAAATTTATTCATAATATTACCACTGACTGATCCAAAAGCTTCTTTCAAAATTAATACTGACTTTGTTTTGGGGCTATCCTTATTCTTTCAAAATTAATATCAACTTTGTTTAGGGGATATTCTTCCCTCTTTCAAACTTGATACTGACTTTGTTTTGGTGcttggtgggcaaagggtggagatttttccgatctcccaggtcaacatatgtgcagacctgcttagtgcctgaacccccttcgtgtgcatacgcaagcagaagatcaaatacgcacgtcaaagatcctgtaatccatgtcagcgttcagtgggttatggaaacaagaacataccaagcatgcacacccccaaaaacagagtatggctgcctacatggtggggtaaaactgtcatacacgtcaaagcctgCTCgttcgtgtacatatgagtgaacgcaggagttgcagcccaagaacaaagaagaagaagaaaaagaagaatatcatATCAGACCAGCAACGCACCTTGGTGaaggtgatggggatggtgggttCCATGGCCAGCTGGTCCGGCAGGTCgatgaactgctgctgctgtttctgcacTGTGTCGAGCAGGTGGCTCACCTCAGCCTTGGCCAACAACACCTTGGTGTCGTCCTGCATCACACagattgtgatgtgttgtgttgtgctgtgttgtagtgcactgtattgtatcaaactgtatggtatggtatggtatggtgttgtatggtatgctatggtgtggtgtggtgttgtgttaaatggtatggtatggtatggtatggtatggtatggtatggtatggtaaggtgtggtgtggtgtggtgtggtgtggtgtggtgttgtgttgtgttgtgttgtgttgtgttgaggccAGTAACACCTTTGTGTCATCCTGTGTCACAtaggctgttttgtgttgtgttgtgttttccagtAAGTGGCTCAGCTCAGCTTTGGCaggttgcattgttttgtattgtactgtgttgcatgtattgtattgttttgttgcttATCGTGTTATATTggattgcactgtattgtactgtattgtgttgcatctattgtactgttttgtgttgtgttgttgtattgtccaTCTGGTGGCTCACCTCGACTTTAACCAGCAGCTTAGTTTGGTTATCGTCATGTGTCACACAggctgtattctgttgtgttgcgttCGTCAGaataggtcccagaatttaggaatacaaacatagaaaaaaacaaacccactgatGTTGAATGAATGACCACACCACCACAGACATCTGtcaaccaccacaaacacctgTCAACCACTACAGACACCTGTCAACCACTACAGACACCTGTCAACCTCCTACAGACACCTGCCAACCCCCACAGACACCTGTCAACCTCCTACAGACACCTGCCAACCCCCACAGACACCTGTCAACCCCTACAGACACCTGTCAACCCCCACAGACACCTGTCAACCCCTACAGACACCTGTCAACCCCACAGACACCTGTCAACCACTATGGACACCTGTCAAcccacctccctgcccctccacccaccccccacccacctgctGCAGGGTGGCCTCGCACTGCTGGATGACGGCCTGGATCTGGGAGACCAGGATGGCCATGTCCTCCTGCTGTTGGCGCAGCATGCACAGCTTCTCCCGGATGTGGGTGTCCACCGCTGCCAGCGCCGCGATCTCCTGCCGGTTCAAGTTTTCCCGCAGGTCGTGGAAGTACTGCTTGATCTTCAGCCGTGCCTGCTCCGCTGTGCCCAGCATctgaatgagggggagagagaggaggtggaaacATGGAAATGTAAACTGTATGTTCGGTCTgtctttagaatagaatagaacagaacagaatagaaacctctgaaaacggagcgtggctgcctacaatgcggggtaaaaatggtcacacatgtaaaagcccactagtgtacatacgagtgaacatgggagttgcagcctgcaaatgaacaaaaagaacaagaagcagaacagaacagaatagaatagaacagatcaTGCTTTTATTACAaggtgtaccagggtcacaaggaatatgcgggggtggggcgtggggggggtggggtggggtgataatACATAAATGGTAAGAAACATAAACCgaaaacatacattcacacagacacggtataattttggacacatatgtgcatatcaatacaagaactttattatccttttttttaattttatattttattcatgATTACTTTGAAAAGTTGTGCCTGCACTCTTATCTTGTCGAAAAGAAAGTATCTACACTCTGGAAATGTAAGTATGCTCACTCTGTCTTTATtaacctttttaaaattttttaaaattattattattattattattttaattcatGATTACTTTCAAAAATCAAAGTTGCGCCTGCACTCTATCTGGTAAAAAATAAAGTGTCTGCACTCTTGAAAAGTAAAAGTCTGCACACTGGAAACGTATGTGTCTGCGCTCTTGAAGAGTAAGTGTCTTCACTTAATCTATATTATCCTTCCTTTACTCATGATTACTTTGTAAATAATGATATATAGTGTCTGCACTCTGTCTTGTAAATAAGCAAGAGTCTGTGCTCTGGTAAAGTAGAAAAGTAGTAAGGTAGAAATGTAAGTGTCTCCACTCTGGAAAAGTATGCACACACAATTCAACCTCAAGGGCCTGTCTCCAACAACACATGCAGAATTAAACCTCAAAGGCCTGTCCACAATAACAAATGCAGAATTAACCCTTAAGGGCCTGTCTTCAACAACCCATGCAGAATTAGCCCCCAAGGGCCTGTCCCCAATAACACATGCAGAATTAACCCCAAAGGGCCTATTCCCAACAACCCATGCAAAATTAAATCTCAAGAAGCCTGTGCCCAATAACTACAAATGCAGAATTAACCCTCGATGGCCTGTCTCATCCCCCAATAAcccctgcagccccccccccccccccggacccctcccctcccccaccctccccctaacCTGTTGTGCAGTGGCTGAGCCGTCGGAGCTGGGAATGACATGGACACCCCCCTCTATCTGCTGAATGACACTGTGCAGACGTCTGGCCGATTCCGTCACCTCATCCCCGAATGACTTGACATGGAGAACAGCACTCAGGATGGAGCTGCGTacattctctgcctctgtctccagcAGAGCATGCTGGGTATCACAAAAGACCAGCGTTAACAAGTGTTGGAATACAAAAACAAGTGTTAACAAGTGtcgaaatacaaaaaaaataacaagcattatacagcattaaaaaaaaaccaaacaaacaaaaaagtgctaAATTAAAGTATGAGACTATAAAATTAACAAGTGTCAAAATACAAGAATAACAAATGTTAACAAGTGttaaaatacaaaaataacaagTGTTAACAAGTGTCAGAATACAAAAATAACAGGTGTCAACACGTGTCAGAATACAAAAATAACAAGTGTTACACAGCATTAAAAATAGAAAAGTAAAAAGTGCTAAAATTAAAGTGTGATAATAGAAAAATAACAAGTGTTAAAAAGTGTTAAAATACAAAAGTAAAAAGTGTTATGATACAAAAATAACAAATGTTCAAAATGTtagaatacaaaaataaaataaaatattcaaAAGTGTTGGAATACAAGAATAACAAGTATTAAACgtgctaaaataaaaaaaaatcatatgataAAAGTGTTAGaatacaaaaataacaaataTTCAAAAGTGTTAGAATACATAAATAACTAGTATCAAAAAGCGTTTGAATAAAAAATaacaagtgtaaaaaaaaaaaaagttggaatgtGAATGGAAAAAAACGTTAAATAGTGTTACAATTCAAAAAGTGAATAAAGTATATAAAGGTgctagaaaacaaagaaaacaaaacaacaacaaaacaaccaacaacaccaaacaaacaaacaaaaaaccccacaaaaaaaacaaacaaaaaaccaaaaaaaacacaaccccccccccccccccaaaaaaaaaaaggagagagagagagaaagaaaaagaatgtgaagaaagTGTTAAAAAGTGTCAGACTGGGAAAAGGGAATAGTCTGTAAAAGAGTAAGAGTTATTAAGAAAAGAGTGAAGAAAGAAACGATAACCATATGCATTAAATTCCAACATATAATTGCACAATGCACATACATCATCTATAGATACAAACCAAAACTCATTTGCAGATTTTTTTCTCCCTCAGAGAGGAGACACATTTGTATTAAACTCTAATGAATAAAAATATGCCAACAAGAAACAATAATCAAGAATGAAACATCTAATTTTCTGTACTTCTAATTGATGACAAAGTATTCAAGACTTTGACTGTGTAATGAACATTTATGATATCATGAATTTACATTATTATTAGATTTATATGTACATGCTCATGTATATTACGTATGACGAAAAAAAGCTGAACTTACAAAATCCATATTCCTTCCAAaaaatataattgaaaaaaaaagttgggggtaGAGGCGGGGGGATTTGGCAGGAGCTAGCATTAACAGAgatatttcctttcttttaaaacaataaaagtatGTTCTTAAAGTCTGATTTATCTTTATCTATCATTATACTGTCATAAAGGACCAACAAAAATTGTGGACATTATCAGCACTCAAATGACAGGGCAACAAGAAAAAACCATATTCATGTGATACATATTActctaaacacacaaaaaacacccaactaTCCCAACATGCAGAGACACAAATCTTggtcagacataaaaaaaaaagaaaaaagaaaaagaaaaaaaaaaagcttttgcttCTTCATAAGTGTTACGTTTCTctccagtcacacacaacacacatacataaaagtaaaaaacataaaccacacacatacacattaaagacatcaccaacacaaaaaacaaagctgAACCCACTTTGTGCTTCATGTGGCGGCCGTAGTCTTTACAGATGTAGCACATGAGAGGGGAGCTCTTGCACTCGTCCTCTAGGCACGCAAACTCCACCAGGTGCATGGGGTGGTACACACACTTGGGGTTTTCCTTGGGCTTCTCCGAGATGGGCACACGCTTGTGACGGGCCAGAGTGCGTGTGGAGTGTGACCTCTCGGAGCACTCGATGCACAGGTGAGTATCACAGATAGTGCAGTAGAGAACAGCGATGTGGACCTCGTTTTCGTCACACACTATGGACAGCTGTGCACAGGAAACATGGGGGAAATATGAGGAAGGGCgagacatacatgtgtgtgtgattttgtgtctgtgagtgctgcgcgcacgcgtgcatgtgtgtgtgatttttacatgaaagtgtgtgcatgtgtgtgtgtgcacatatgtgtgtacgCTGTGTGTGGTTGCTCTTTATCTGTTATAGTACTTGCGAACGAAACAGTTATTGGTAATACACAAACTGCAGTATAAAGAAAAACATAGATAAAGGAGAAAAAGTAGGCAAAATGAACACCGAGTtcagaaataaaatggaacaAGAAACAAAAGCATTTTTATTGGTATTCcctcttatgatttttttttctattcttgatTTTTTCTGCCTAAATGAAAAGCGCTTAAAAGATTAAAGAACCAAGAAGAAATCTCATCTTCATTTCATTCTGCTCTGTTTGAATACCCCTCTCCTTATGTAAATAACTAGGTATTATAAGACCAGTGATTTCCTTTTGCATCTATTCATGTCATGGAAGACATAAAAATCAACTCTGTGAACGACATACATAGTATTAATGTCAATGCAAGCCTATTTATCACATATATATTTAACGAACAAAAAAAGGACACATGTATTTGCAAACAAGTATCCTTCACACTTATCACAGgaataaacaaaaagacaataacatCAAATTTTACTAGATATCATTGAAAGCACATTTCTTCCCACCCAAATTCTACACCAAGAATTCTATTCCTTCCAGAATTTCTACTTCCCAATAAACCTGCTGATCTCTAACTGAACATTCTGACTTTGAAGTCCAACCATTCACACCATCATTACAACCTCAAGGCTCAATCCTTACACTCTGACAATTCTGACATCTGAGTTGCACCATTCACAACCATCCTAACATCCTCAATCCTTATACTGACAATTCTGACATCTGAGTCTCATTATTCACACCATCATAGCAACCTCAAGGCTCCTCAAAACCTTACACTCTGTTCCCGGGCCAACATGCTGTCGGAGAGGATGCGACATGGCGCCTGCTGGGGACTCTGCAGTTTCTCCAGAAGCTCCAGAAGAGCAAAGTTCTTCTTCAGCCCCCACACCCCAGAGTCCCCCACCTCAGTGGGCTGGCGGTCAAAGGGACAAAGCAGGGTTCGACCATGGAGTGGCAGGCGGGTCAGGCACTGGTGACATACTGTGTGACCACACACAAGCAGGCGTGGCACCTTGTCACCTTGGAAACGGAAGATTTCGTTGCACACACGGCACTCCGAGATCATCTGCAAATTTATGCGTAATGATTCATTTTATTGTCACTTTCAAACACTCTAAATATGGAGGTCTGCTGAAAAAATAAAATGCAGTATTAAGAAGTAATGGGTATTCATCCTTGTTATGGACCCTTTGTGGTTGCTGGGCTGTAAGGAACATGCTTTGAAAGATGGCTTTTTCCCCCTAAAGATGATTTTTGCTATTTTATACTGTCACAAATTATCTATGTGAATACGATTTTATTATATCACAACTCCTATATATATCATTCGCTAAAAATATTCTACACAaagggcatgctgcacaagggatccAGTTTTTCTTTTATATCCCAGCAGAATCCTCAGATCAGTCACTTCAGATTAAAGTTGGTCACTGTTCAATGGTACTGGCTGCTTACTTCTCCTGccagggtccccccccccccccccccacacatacacacagagataaacacacacacacacacacacacacacacacacacacacatatatcctttCCCTCACCAACCTGGAAATTTTAATGAAAATGTGTACTGTGCACACTTAAAGATTGTTTTCTCAACCTTTTTACATTTCCAGGACCACTTGTGGCTGAAGCTTTATTGGGGCATCATTgttacaaacagataaataagaaaaaaacaaatacaaaaactgtGAGGTTTACAAATAAATGTCACGTAACAGTCCACAAGTTTTTAAATGCCCAACAGCTGATGAAGTGAACTATTTTTGCTCAGATCAAAGTTGCCAGTATTAATTTTGATGTTTGTTCATGGTATGACTGCGTAAGAGTCTTATTGTCTTGATCCTCTCTTTATCAGCATTACATTCTCGCTGACAAAGAGATATAATGTGAAATTTTAAAGATAATTTAACTAAACTGCAaattaaatgaagaaaaaaatcagcatcCTGCATACTACTAGTCAAACAAGAGGACTAAACCAGTATACAACATTGGGTTATATTAGGCATTGTATTCATTGCACAGTAAAGACTGCCAGGTTTagcccctgtttttttttttttttttttttccatttgttctGAATTTCATTGGATTATCAAACATCAGCTGAAGTCCATGAAAATTTAGTGACCTTTCAGTTACATGTCTTAAACAGTTAGAGAAACCCAGTGAAATGTGGgatttccacatttcttcccctgtactttttCATTTCTAAAATGGAAAAATCTGTAAACTGGTTTGTGTACACTCTACATTTCGTCTTCTCCACGAAGGcatgaaaattatatatatcgCAATATCATTatccgtcttcgaaacgaaactgaatggaaagggTACAATGGAAGAAATGTATATCTATCTTATTCTATGGCGATTTGTGTTAGTTTTCCTATAATTCGTTTTTCATTCTCAGCCTCAAGCTACATCTTTTAAGTGGTCTGTCGCGTTCTCTATTTGTCATATTTGTTTTAAGATTTTCACAATAATTTTCTCCCTTTGTGACCTCGATCTGCCGATGAGAGTAAGACAATACTTCGGTAACAGAAAACCTTTCAGAGATCACGAATCCAGTTTTACTGTTCTGCTACAGACGAATGATAGTTGTGTAtaaaaaatacacatatataAGCAACTGGAACACTGCGGAAAACATTTGGtacattgaagaaaaagaagcgCCAGGACTTACATGCTCAGGTTGAGTCTGGCACTGCGTTAAAGGtgttaaaactgaaactgcatcgtACCCAAGGCCACCAGACGCCATATTTCGTGTTTATGACCTCAGCAGTGAATGAATTAATTGAAGTATAAATGGAATAAATTTGATTCATAATTCATGAGTTACTAATAAATGCAATTCTATATGTACTAAAATCATAAATGCAGTTATCcatgcagtttttgttttaaaaCGGCAATATTGAAGAAGGCGGAAGAGAAGTGCGGACTAAGTCAACAAAACGGCATTGGAAGGCTTAGGATTCTGTCCACAGTTGCAAATAAAGCGAAAGCATTTACACCTGAGGCTGCTCTCACGACCCGGCCAGAGATGAGAATGCATAAAATGCACAGACAACTGACTAATAAACCATGTAACTAAGTAATCAGCCAACTAGCTAGCAAACTAAGTCaccaactgaatgaataaatgaattcaaTGATCccaggaaaataaataaatcagttctAACAACGATTCCCATACCAGTGAAAAAACTGAGCCACAGTTGTGCTCAGTCATTGAGTCTATGACAGAAAAATGACCCAGTGAAAAAGAGAGGAACACTGTTACGCTATCAGATGTATATGCAAAACCACGTCAGCTTATAGTAACTgaggaacttgaaaaaaaaaagactgaagaaagaaacTGGCATAACTCCCCAATGATACACCGGAGCGCGcggcgtgcgcaaacacacacacatacacacagcacaacaaaacacacatgcacacacacaacacaacacaacacacacacacacacacacacacacacacacacacacgcacacacgcacacacacacacacacacacacacacacacacacacacacacacacacacacacacacactgacattcaccgtggctctgacacacacacaccgctttaaaaaaaaaatcctgtcataCATATAAGTACATATGCATATTATATAAGTACATATTattatataagtatatataagtACATATctgtgcatattatatatatatatatataattatatatgtgtgtgtgtgtgtgtgtgtgtgtgtgtgtgtgtgcgtgcgtgcgtgcgtgcgtgcgtgtactgatatttaaaaaaagaaagaaaaaaaagacagttctCAACGCCCCACCAACGCCGGCACTAGATCTATGCGTGGGTCAGGTACCTCAGTACtttctaagcagatgtggtgtagcgtatatggatcaatcaGCACGCTTTACGCCTCCTCAGCTGAAATTGATAAACTGTTTGTtggtttgtattttgtgttgcctttttttctttcatcaattTTTAATCTGGAGGTGACTAGATCGCCTCCAACATGGTTTAATTCATTAGCATACCTGTTGGGTCGAAGGGTTTGTGAGTCTAGTCGGATAGCTTATGCGTTCTGACGTACATACCAAAATCTGCGGCCTATCCACCCGAATAGGCGCTATTCGCGGATAGCCCTCTATCCGGAtcgacgtgcatacgggcccGGATGATATTTATGAATGAACAGGTTTTGTTGGCTGTGACTTGTCCTATACTGACAGCCGCCCTGATTATGCCATTGAGGTTGGCTGCACTTttaccactgagatatatatatatatatatatatatattttcatataTGTCTATGACTTTTACACAGTAAGTAAACTAATGACGTTAAACTATGATCGATTTTCCTTCCAAAGATTTAGGTACagttattttcattttccatttgttgGATCCTTTGATAACTGATAGGCCGACGTACATGGCTTTACATATCTGTTCTGTTTGCTGTAACAGTTCCTGTTTGTATATTTAACGCTTGATACAACTACTGTTACTTCttttacttctactactgctactacaacataTTTACAGTGCTTTCAAACCTCCAAGTGCTTTACTGTAATACGTCAGGCAAACACAAAGCGCACAAGTGcgcacacaaaactacacactgacctacacacgTGGGTGCCTGTTTTGATTG
Coding sequences within it:
- the LOC143294906 gene encoding E3 ubiquitin-protein ligase TRIM23-like; this encodes MASGGLGYDAVSVLTPLTQCQTQPEHMISECRVCNEIFRFQGDKVPRLLVCGHTVCHQCLTRLPLHGRTLLCPFDRQPTEVGDSGVWGLKKNFALLELLEKLQSPQQAPCRILSDSMLAREQSLSIVCDENEVHIAVLYCTICDTHLCIECSERSHSTRTLARHKRVPISEKPKENPKCVYHPMHLVEFACLEDECKSSPLMCYICKDYGRHMKHKHALLETEAENVRSSILSAVLHVKSFGDEVTESARRLHSVIQQIEGGVHVIPSSDGSATAQQMLGTAEQARLKIKQYFHDLRENLNRQEIAALAAVDTHIREKLCMLRQQQEDMAILVSQIQAVIQQCEATLQQDDTKVLLAKAEVSHLLDTVQKQQQQFIDLPDQLAMEPTIPITFTKDNRVHIGPKIEMRVVTLGLDGAGKTSILFKLKQNEFVNTIPTIGFNVETVEYKNFKFTIWDVGGQHKIRPLWKHYYFNTQAVIFVLDTSNRERVTEAQNELVKLVQEKELKEASLLIFANKQDMEDHASIEEMTEQLGLLKMCCNRSWHLQGCSAKTGEGLADGLEWLSRQMVAAGAPELA